From a single Brassica rapa cultivar Chiifu-401-42 chromosome A01, CAAS_Brap_v3.01, whole genome shotgun sequence genomic region:
- the LOC103874753 gene encoding probable xyloglucan endotransglucosylase/hydrolase protein 11: MRNKQRKRDMKMRGSDQKNILIVMMVVIVAATARGEDGFVTWGDNYYTTWGHPALVINETSELQLTLDHKSGSGFESYKIYGSGSFNIRIKAPQSKSTKVTTSFYLRSKSSRNDGLCFQIFGNETAYLLNTNIFVYGEGDKYQRFRLWFDPTKDYHSYRFLWNPYQVVFYVDDTAIRVYKKNPDIYYPSVQTMFMHGSVENGTMVDPMEMSCTAKFQASKIDGCATEFMSIDKCFSLEYWWNRKENWELSSKERKLYMNARKVYLDYDYCLDRKRYPKVPQECRSYG; the protein is encoded by the exons ATGAGAAATAAGCAAAGAAAGAGAGATATGAAGATGAGAGGATCTGATCAGAAGAATATACTAATTGTTATGATGGTTGTAATAGTTGCAGCGACGGCTCGAGGTGAAGACGGGTTCGTGACATGGGGCGATAACTACTACACAACATGGGGACATCCAGCTTTGGTTATTAATGAAACCTCTGAGCTCCAGCTCACCCTCGATCATAAATCTG GGTCCGGGTTTGAGTCCTACAAGATATACGGATCAGGATCTTTCAACATCAGAATCAAGGCACCCCAAAGCAAGTCTACGAAAGTGACTACTTCCTTCTAC CTAAGATCCAAATCAAGCCGCAATGACGGGCTCTGTTTCCAGATTTTTGGAAACGAAACAGCGTATTTGctgaatacaaatatatttgtatacgGTGAAGGAGATAAATATCAGAGGTTTCGTCTTTGGTTTGATCCAACCAAAGATTATCATTCCTATAGGTTTCTTTGGAACCCATATCAAGTTGT GTTCTATGTAGATGATACAGCCATCCGGGTGTACAAGAAGAATCCAGACATTTACTACCCATCGGTGCAGACGATGTTCATGCATGGCAGTGTGGAAAACGGAACAATGGTTGACCCTATGGAGATGTCTTGCACTGCTAAGTTCCAGGCATCAAAGATCGATGGGTGTGCGACTGAGTTTATGAGCATAGATAAATGCTTTAGTCTTGAATACTGGTGGAACCGTAAAGAGAATTGGGAGCTAAGCTCTAAAGAGAGGAAACTGTATATGAATGCAAGGAAGGTTTACCTGGATTACGACTATTGCTTGGACAGAAAGCGATATCCAAAGGTGCCTCAAGAATGCAGAAGTTACGGTTAG
- the LOC103874743 gene encoding acetolactate synthase 3, chloroplastic has translation MAAATSSSPISLTAKPSSKSPLPISRFSLPFSLTPQKPSSRLHRPLAISAVLNSPVNVAPEKTDKIKTFISRYAPDEPRKGADILVEALERQGVETVFAYPGGASMEIHQALTRSSTIRNVLPRHEQGGVFAAEGYARSSGKPGICIATSGPGATNLVSGLADAMLDSVPLVAITGQVPRRMIGTDAFQETPIVEVTRSITKHNYLVMDVDDIPRIVQEAFFLATSGRPGPVLVDVPKDIQQQLAIPNWDQPMRLPGYMSRLPQPPEVSQLGQIVRLISESKRPVLYVGGGSLNSSEELGRFVELTGIPVASTLMGLGSYPCNDELSLQMLGMHGTVYANYAVEHSDLLLAFGVRFDDRVTGKLEAFASRAKIVHIDIDSAEIGKNKTPHVSVCGDVKLALQGMNKVLENRAEELKLDFGVWRSELSEQKQKFPLSFKTFGEAIPPQYAIQVLDELTQGKAIISTGVGQHQMWAAQFYKYRKPRQWLSSSGLGAMGFGLPAAIGASVANPDAIVVDIDGDGSFIMNVQELATIRVENLPVKILLLNNQHLGMVMQWEDRFYKANRAHTYLGDPARENEIFPNMLQFAGACGIPAARVTKKEELREAIQTMLDTPGPYLLDVICPHQEHVLPMIPSGGTFKDVITEGDGRTKY, from the coding sequence ATGGCGGCGGCAACATCGTCTTCTCCGATCTCCTTAACCGCTAAACCTTCTTCCAAATCCCCTCTACCCATTTCCAGATTCTCCCTTCCCTTCTCCTTAACCCCACAGAAACCCTCCTCCCGTCTCCACCGTCCTCTCGCCATCTCCGCCGTTCTCAACTCACCCGTCAATGTCGCACCTGAAAAAACCGACAAGATCAAGACTTTCATCTCCCGCTACGCTCCCGACGAGCCCCGCAAGGGTGCTGATATCCTCGTGGAAGCCCTCGAGCGTCAAGGCGTCGAAACCGTCTTCGCTTATCCCGGAGGTGCCTCCATGGAGATCCACCAAGCCTTGACTCGCTCCTCCACCATCCGTAACGTCCTCCCCCGTCACGAACAAGGAGGAGTCTTCGCCGCCGAGGGTTACGCTCGTTCCTCCGGCAAACCGGGAATCTGCATTGCCACTTCGGGTCCCGGAGCTACCAACCTCGTCAGCGGGTTAGCCGACGCGATGCTTGACAGTGTTCCTCTCGTCGCCATTACAGGACAGGTCCCTCGCCGGATGATCGGTACTGACGCCTTCCAAGAGACGCCAATCGTTGAGGTAACGAGGTCTATTACGAAACATAACTATCTGGTGATGGATGTTGATGACATACCTAGGATCGTTCAAGAAGCTTTCTTTCTAGCTACTTCCGGTAGACCCGGACCGGTTTTGGTTGACGTTCCTAAGGATATTCAGCAGCAGCTTGCGATTCCTAACTGGGATCAACCTATGCGCTTGCCTGGCTACATGTCTAGGCTGCCTCAGCCACCGGAAGTTTCTCAGTTAGGTCAGATCGTTAGGTTGATCTCGGAGTCTAAGAGGCCTGTTTTGTACGTTGGTGGTGGAAGCTTGAACTCGAGTGAAGAACTGGGGAGATTTGTCGAGCTTACTGGGATCCCTGTTGCGAGTACGTTGATGGGGCTTGGCTCTTATCCTTGTAACGATGAGTTGTCCCTGCAGATGCTTGGCATGCACGGGACTGTGTATGCTAACTACGCTGTGGAGCATAGTGATTTGTTGCTGGCGTTTGGTGTTAGGTTTGATGACCGTGTCACGGGAAAGCTCGAGGCGTTTGCGAGCAGGGCTAAGATTGTGCACATAGACATTGATTCTGCTGAGATTGGGAAGAATAAGACACCTCACGTGTCTGTGTGTGGTGATGTAAAGCTGGCTTTGCAAGGGATGAACAAGGTTCTTGAGAACCGGGCGGAGGAGCTCAAGCTTGATTTCGGTGTTTGGAGGAGTGAGTTGAGCGAGCAGAAACAGAAGTTCCCGTTGAGCTTCAAAACGTTTGGAGAAGCCATTCCTCCGCAGTACGCGATTCAGGTCCTAGACGAGCTAACCCAAGGGAAGGCAATTATCAGTACTGGTGTTGGACAGCATCAGATGTGGGCGGCGCAGTTTTACAAGTACAGGAAGCCGAGGCAGTGGCTGTCGTCCTCAGGACTCGGAGCTATGGGTTTCGGACTTCCTGCTGCGATTGGAGCGTCTGTGGCGAACCCTGATGCGATTGTTGTGGACATTGACGGTGATGGAAGCTTCATAATGAACGTTCAAGAGCTGGCCACAATCCGTGTAGAGAATCTTCCTGTGAAGATACTCTTGTTAAACAACCAGCATCTTGGGATGGTCATGCAATGGGAAGATCGGTTCTACAAAGCTAACAGAGCTCACACTTATCTCGGGGACCCGGCAAGGGAGAACGAGATCTTCCCTAACATGCTGCAGTTTGCAGGAGCTTGCGGGATTCCAGCTGCGAGAGTGACGAAGAAAGAAGAACTCCGAGAAGCTATTCAGACAATGCTGGATACACCTGGACCGTACCTGTTGGATGTCATCTGTCCGCACCAAGAACATGTGTTACCGATGATCCCAAGTGGTGGCACTTTCAAAGATGTAATAACCGAAGGGGATGGTCGCACTAAGTACTGA
- the LOC103828277 gene encoding uncharacterized protein LOC103828277: protein MAANPHPVERERHLDGTSTPANDDDVPWLKKDSLVKLWLYGTLAPKLFCSSFKPGGTSRDIWLRVENQFRNNKEARVIQTDNELRTLEIGDMTIQAYCQKLKSFSDLLANLDAPVADRTLVMYMLNGLNDRFDNVLNVIKHRDPFPTFEAAQSMLEMEEK from the exons ATGGCTGCAAATCCTCATCCCGTTGAACGAGAGC GACATCTCGACGGCACCTCTACTCCTGCCAACGACGATGATGTCCCCTGGCTCAAGAAAGACAGTCTCGTGAAGCTCTGGCTCTATGGAACGTTAGCGCCTAAGCTATTTTGCAGTTCATTCAAACCAGGCGGTACATCTCGAGACATATGGTTACGTGTTGAAAATCAATTCCGCAACAACAAGGAAGCAAGAGTCATACAGACTGATAACGAGCTTCGGACATTGGAGATCGGTGACATGACAATTCAAGCATACTGTCAAAAACTCAAGTCCTTTTCCGATCTTCTAGCAAATCTCGATGCCCCGGTTGCGGATCGTACATTAGTAATGTACATGCTTAATGGTCTCAACGATCGCTTTGACAATGTCCTTAACGTCATCAAGCATCGTGATCCATTTCCTACATTTGAGGCGGCTCAATCCATGCTGGAGATGGAAGAAAAGTGA